The Marinobacter subterrani genome has a segment encoding these proteins:
- a CDS encoding DUF6435 family protein, which produces MLGFLKGDPKKKLQKAYEDKLAKALHAQRNGDLRTHGTLMEEAEKIYADIQALEEKK; this is translated from the coding sequence ATGCTGGGATTTTTGAAGGGTGATCCGAAAAAAAAGCTGCAGAAGGCCTATGAAGACAAACTCGCCAAGGCCCTGCACGCCCAACGCAACGGCGATTTGAGGACTCACGGAACCCTCATGGAGGAAGCGGAGAAAATCTACGCCGACATCCAGGCGCTGGAAGAAAAGAAATAA
- a CDS encoding chaperone modulator CbpM — MSEQDHILTVEVIDQDGSTFTLREICERGECHAEFVIKLVDYGIIAPLEDTPEALQWQFNVAALSRLRKAQRLQRDLKMNLPGLAMSLELLDEVEDMRREVARLNHRIRQLMGE, encoded by the coding sequence ATGAGTGAGCAAGATCATATTCTTACGGTAGAAGTGATTGACCAGGATGGCAGCACCTTCACCCTGCGTGAAATCTGTGAGCGTGGCGAGTGCCATGCCGAGTTTGTTATCAAGCTGGTCGACTACGGCATTATTGCGCCGCTGGAGGATACCCCGGAAGCCCTGCAGTGGCAGTTCAATGTCGCCGCCCTGAGCCGGTTGCGCAAAGCCCAGCGATTGCAGCGGGACCTGAAGATGAACCTGCCCGGCCTGGCCATGTCGCTGGAGTTGCTTGATGAGGTTGAGGACATGCGCCGGGAAGTGGCGCGGCTCAATCATCGGATACGGCAGTTGATGGGGGAGTAG
- a CDS encoding DnaJ C-terminal domain-containing protein — protein MDFKDYYAVLGVSESASAEEIKKAYRKLARKYHPDVSKEEDADTKFKDLGEAYEVLKDPEKRAEYDQLRKYGAKADGSFEPPPGWQSASGFGGGGYTEADARQFSDFFEEIFGGGRRGASAGGFGGGGFRQNMRMRGEDVHARIALFLEEAFHGSDKQVSFTVHEADQHGRVVPRQKTLKVKIPAGMREGQHIRLKGQGAPGVGGGEPGDLFIEVEFAPHPHFTVEGRDVLVTVPVAPWEAALGATVTVPTVGSKVNVKVPRGSTSGRKLRLKGKGFPGKHPGDQIVVLQVTMPENHSPEAEKLYEQLAEAEKNFNPRSKLHV, from the coding sequence ATGGACTTCAAGGACTATTACGCCGTACTCGGTGTGAGCGAGTCTGCCTCCGCCGAGGAAATCAAAAAGGCCTACCGCAAGCTGGCCCGGAAATACCATCCGGATGTCAGCAAAGAGGAAGACGCCGACACCAAGTTCAAGGATCTTGGTGAAGCCTACGAGGTATTGAAAGACCCCGAGAAACGGGCGGAATACGATCAACTGCGCAAATACGGCGCAAAAGCGGATGGCTCGTTTGAGCCGCCCCCCGGCTGGCAGAGTGCCTCCGGCTTTGGTGGCGGTGGTTACACCGAAGCGGATGCCCGCCAGTTCAGCGATTTCTTCGAGGAGATCTTCGGTGGCGGGCGTCGCGGTGCATCCGCCGGCGGCTTTGGCGGTGGCGGTTTCCGTCAGAACATGAGAATGCGCGGTGAAGACGTCCATGCCAGGATCGCACTGTTCCTGGAAGAGGCCTTCCATGGCTCCGACAAACAGGTGTCGTTTACCGTCCATGAAGCGGACCAGCATGGCCGGGTGGTTCCGCGGCAGAAGACCCTGAAGGTGAAGATTCCCGCCGGCATGCGTGAGGGCCAGCATATCCGCCTGAAAGGCCAGGGGGCGCCCGGTGTGGGCGGTGGCGAGCCCGGTGATCTGTTCATTGAAGTGGAATTCGCGCCGCATCCGCATTTCACTGTTGAAGGCCGTGATGTCCTGGTCACCGTGCCAGTGGCACCCTGGGAGGCTGCTCTCGGGGCAACGGTAACCGTGCCTACGGTCGGCTCGAAGGTGAATGTGAAAGTGCCCAGGGGCTCCACCAGTGGCCGCAAACTCCGGCTCAAGGGCAAGGGCTTCCCCGGTAAGCATCCTGGTGATCAGATCGTGGTTCTGCAGGTGACCATGCCCGAGAACCATAGCCCGGAAGCGGAGAAGCTCTATGAGCAACTGGCCGAAGCCGAGAAAAACTTCAATCCACGCAGCAAGCTTCACGTGTGA
- a CDS encoding MFS transporter: MTSVPTTRFRIFLIEFALALGGFAIGTGEFAIMGLMPNVSQDLGVTEPQVGHLISAYALGVVVGAPLLAVIGARFFRRQLLIWLMAFYAVGNLASALAEDYTGVMIARFVAGLPHGAYFGVACLVAASLVPVHQRAKAVSRVMMGLTLALLLGNPMAAWMGQSLDWRYVYIFVGLISVITLTMVICVLPVDRKEERRGSFSEIRAFNRAGIWFALAIGAIGFSGMFAVFSYLAPTLLEVTNVQKYWIPLAMAVFGLGGFTGNLLGGWLFDRLGFRAVGVILLLSAGILLAFPSTTGSLPAILVACFLVAMMGSLGPALQTHLMDVAHGAQNLAAASHHAAFNVANALGPWLAGMAITAGFGWSSTGYVGATTATIGLVIFLAAWRHNEKGLRDTEANQVSVS; the protein is encoded by the coding sequence TTGACCAGCGTACCAACAACACGCTTCCGGATTTTCCTGATCGAATTCGCCCTCGCCCTGGGCGGCTTTGCGATCGGCACCGGTGAGTTCGCCATCATGGGCCTGATGCCCAATGTCTCGCAGGATCTGGGCGTGACCGAGCCCCAGGTGGGACACCTGATCAGTGCCTATGCGCTGGGAGTCGTCGTGGGTGCGCCTTTGCTGGCAGTGATCGGGGCCCGTTTTTTCCGGCGCCAGCTACTGATCTGGCTGATGGCTTTCTACGCGGTGGGCAACCTGGCGAGCGCGCTGGCCGAAGACTACACCGGCGTCATGATTGCACGTTTTGTGGCCGGCCTCCCTCATGGGGCGTATTTCGGCGTGGCCTGCTTGGTTGCGGCGTCCCTGGTGCCAGTCCATCAACGGGCGAAAGCAGTGAGCCGGGTGATGATGGGTCTGACACTGGCGCTACTGCTGGGGAACCCCATGGCGGCCTGGATGGGGCAGTCACTGGACTGGCGTTACGTGTATATATTCGTGGGCCTGATTTCCGTGATCACACTGACCATGGTGATCTGTGTGCTTCCGGTTGACCGGAAGGAAGAGCGCCGGGGATCGTTCAGCGAAATCCGCGCGTTCAATCGCGCCGGCATCTGGTTCGCCCTGGCCATTGGTGCCATCGGCTTTTCCGGTATGTTCGCCGTGTTCAGCTACCTTGCGCCCACACTGCTGGAAGTGACGAACGTTCAGAAATACTGGATTCCGCTGGCAATGGCGGTATTCGGCCTGGGTGGTTTTACCGGCAATCTGCTGGGTGGCTGGCTGTTCGACCGGCTGGGGTTCCGGGCTGTTGGCGTGATTCTGCTGCTGAGCGCCGGCATTCTGCTGGCGTTTCCCTCCACCACCGGTTCTCTGCCGGCAATACTGGTCGCCTGTTTCCTGGTCGCCATGATGGGTTCTCTGGGCCCGGCACTGCAGACGCACCTGATGGATGTGGCCCATGGCGCCCAGAACCTGGCGGCCGCCTCGCACCATGCTGCCTTCAATGTCGCCAATGCCCTCGGGCCCTGGCTGGCCGGTATGGCCATCACGGCAGGCTTCGGCTGGTCATCGACCGGTTACGTGGGGGCCACCACGGCAACCATCGGGCTGGTGATTTTCCTGGCAGCCTGGCGCCACAACGAGAAAGGCCTCCGGGATACGGAGGCCAATCAGGTTTCGGTCTCTTAA
- the fba gene encoding class II fructose-bisphosphate aldolase (catalyzes the reversible aldol condensation of dihydroxyacetonephosphate and glyceraldehyde 3-phosphate in the Calvin cycle, glycolysis, and/or gluconeogenesis): MALISMRQMLDHAAEHGYGVPAFNVNNLEQMRAIMEAADKTDSPVIVQASAGARKYAGAPFLRHLILAAIEEFPHIPVVMHQDHGTSPSVCQRSIQLGFSSVMMDGSLGEDGKTPTDYEYNVDVTRRTVEMAHACGVSVEGELGCLGSLETGQAGEEDGIGAEGTLDHSQMLTDPEEAADFVKKTHVDALAIAIGTSHGAYKFTRPPTGDILAIDQIKAIHARIPDTHLVMHGSSSVPQEWLKIINEYGGEIPETYGVPVEEIVEGIKHGVRKVNIDTDLRLASTGAVRRFLAENPAEFDPRKFLKETMKAMTEVCIARYEAFGCAGNASKIKPVNLERMFERYASGELDPKVK; encoded by the coding sequence ATGGCCCTGATTTCGATGCGGCAAATGCTGGATCACGCCGCCGAGCATGGTTACGGTGTGCCAGCCTTTAACGTCAACAACCTGGAACAGATGCGCGCCATCATGGAAGCCGCCGACAAAACCGACTCCCCGGTGATTGTCCAGGCCTCCGCCGGTGCTCGTAAATATGCCGGCGCTCCCTTCCTGCGCCATCTGATCCTGGCGGCCATCGAAGAATTCCCGCACATCCCGGTGGTCATGCACCAGGACCATGGCACCAGCCCCTCCGTGTGCCAGCGCTCCATCCAGTTGGGCTTCAGCTCCGTGATGATGGACGGCTCCCTCGGTGAAGATGGTAAAACCCCCACCGACTACGAATACAACGTCGACGTGACCCGTCGCACCGTTGAAATGGCCCACGCCTGCGGTGTCTCCGTGGAAGGCGAGTTGGGCTGCCTGGGTTCCCTGGAAACCGGCCAGGCCGGTGAAGAAGACGGCATCGGCGCCGAAGGCACTCTGGACCACAGCCAGATGCTGACCGATCCCGAAGAAGCGGCGGATTTCGTCAAGAAAACCCACGTGGACGCCCTGGCCATCGCCATCGGCACCAGCCACGGCGCTTACAAGTTTACCCGCCCGCCCACAGGCGACATCCTGGCCATCGACCAGATCAAAGCCATCCACGCCCGCATCCCGGACACCCACCTGGTCATGCACGGCTCCAGCTCCGTACCCCAGGAGTGGCTGAAGATCATCAACGAATACGGTGGTGAGATCCCGGAAACCTACGGCGTACCGGTCGAGGAAATTGTAGAGGGCATCAAGCACGGCGTGCGCAAGGTCAACATCGACACCGACCTGCGTTTGGCCAGCACTGGCGCGGTCCGTCGCTTCCTGGCCGAAAACCCGGCCGAGTTCGACCCGCGGAAATTCCTCAAGGAAACCATGAAGGCCATGACCGAGGTGTGCATCGCACGCTACGAGGCCTTCGGCTGTGCCGGCAATGCCAGCAAGATCAAGCCGGTTAACCTTGAGCGTATGTTCGAGCGTTACGCTTCTGGCGAGCTGGACCCCAAGGTCAAGTAA
- a CDS encoding phosphoglycerate kinase codes for MAIKKMTDLNLAGKRVLIREDLNVPVKDGKVSSDARIRASLPTIKAARDAGAKVMLMSHLGRPEEGVYDEASSMKPVADHLTKVLGQEVRLIKNYLDGVEVADGEVVLFENVRFNKGEKKDNEELSRKYAALCDVYVMDAFGTAHRAQASTHGVARFAPEACAGPLLAAELEALGKALDNPAKPVVAIVGGSKVSTKLDVLNALEKVCDSIIVGGGIANTFLAAAGHPVGKSLCEHDLIDTAKEIASRVEIPLPVDVVVASEFAETATATVKNISDVSDDDMILDVGPETAGEFAELLKNAKTILWNGPVGVFEFDQFGNGTKALAHAIAESDAFSLAGGGDTVAAVDKYGVADKISYISTGGGAFLEFVEGKTLPAVAVLEERGA; via the coding sequence ATGGCCATCAAGAAAATGACCGACCTCAACCTCGCCGGCAAGCGAGTGCTGATCCGCGAAGACCTGAACGTCCCGGTCAAGGACGGCAAGGTATCCAGCGATGCCCGTATCCGTGCGTCACTGCCCACCATCAAGGCTGCCAGAGACGCCGGTGCTAAAGTCATGCTGATGTCCCACCTGGGCCGCCCGGAAGAGGGCGTTTACGATGAAGCTTCCTCCATGAAGCCCGTCGCCGATCACCTCACCAAAGTCCTCGGCCAGGAAGTGCGCCTGATCAAGAACTACCTCGATGGCGTTGAAGTCGCTGACGGCGAAGTGGTCCTGTTCGAGAACGTCCGCTTCAACAAAGGCGAGAAGAAAGACAACGAAGAACTGTCCCGGAAGTACGCCGCCCTGTGCGATGTCTACGTGATGGACGCCTTCGGCACCGCCCACCGCGCCCAGGCCTCCACCCATGGTGTGGCAAGATTTGCCCCCGAAGCCTGCGCCGGCCCCCTGCTGGCCGCCGAACTCGAAGCCCTGGGCAAAGCCCTGGATAACCCAGCCAAGCCGGTCGTTGCCATTGTTGGCGGCTCCAAGGTCTCCACGAAGCTGGACGTGCTGAATGCACTGGAAAAGGTTTGCGACTCCATCATCGTGGGCGGCGGTATCGCCAACACCTTCCTGGCGGCAGCCGGTCACCCGGTCGGCAAATCCCTGTGTGAGCACGACCTGATCGACACCGCCAAAGAGATCGCCAGCCGCGTTGAAATCCCCCTGCCGGTCGACGTGGTGGTTGCCAGCGAATTCGCCGAAACCGCCACCGCAACCGTCAAGAATATCTCCGACGTCAGCGACGACGACATGATCCTCGACGTAGGCCCGGAAACCGCCGGCGAGTTCGCGGAACTGCTGAAGAACGCCAAAACCATCCTGTGGAATGGCCCGGTCGGCGTCTTCGAATTCGACCAGTTCGGCAATGGCACCAAGGCGCTTGCTCACGCCATCGCCGAAAGCGATGCTTTCTCCCTGGCTGGAGGCGGAGACACCGTCGCCGCCGTTGACAAGTACGGTGTTGCTGACAAAATCTCGTATATCTCCACCGGTGGTGGCGCCTTCCTGGAATTTGTCGAAGGCAAAACGCTCCCGGCAGTAGCGGTACTGGAGGAGCGTGGCGCGTAA